From Polyodon spathula isolate WHYD16114869_AA chromosome 24, ASM1765450v1, whole genome shotgun sequence, one genomic window encodes:
- the LOC121298736 gene encoding 40S ribosomal protein S5, whose product MTEWENAPAAVAESPEIKLFGKWSTDDVQINDISLQDYIACKEKYAKYLPHSGGRYAAKRFRKAQCPIVERLTNSMMMHGRNNGKKLLTCRIVKHAFEIIHLLTGENPLQVLVNAIINSGPREDSTRIGRAGTVRRQAVDVSPLRRVNQAIWLLCTGAREAAFRNIKTIAECLADELINAAKGSSNSYAIKKKDELERVAKSNR is encoded by the exons ATGACTGAGTGGGAGAATGCCCCAGCTGCTGTGGCTGAATCGCCCGAGATCAAGCTCTTTGGCAAATGGAGCACAGATGATGTGCAGATCAATGACATCTCCCTTCAG GACTACATTGCCTGCAAGGAGAAGTATGCCAAGTACCTCCCTCACAGCGGGGGGCGCTATGCTGCCAAGCGGTTCCGTAAGGCCCAGTGCCCCATCGTAGAGAGGCTGACCAACTCCATGATGATGCACGGCCGCAACAACGGCAAGAAACTGCTGACCTGCCGCATTGTGAAGCACGCCTTCGAGATCATCCACTTGCTCACCGGAGAG AACCCCCTGCAGGTTCTGGTGAACGCCATCATTAACAGCGGACCCCGTGAGGACTCGACCCGTATTGGACGGGCCGGAACTGTGAGGAGACAGGCTGTGGATGTGTCCCCCCTGCGTAGAGTCAACCAG GCTATCTGGCTGCTGTGCACTGGTGCCAGAGAAGCTGCATTCAGAAACATCAAGACCATTGCAGAGTGTCTGGCTGATGAGCTGATCAATGCTGCTAAG GGTTCATCCAACTCCTATGCCATCAAGAAGAAGGATGAGCTGGAACGTGTGGCCAAGTCCAACCGTTAA
- the LOC121298726 gene encoding E3 ubiquitin-protein ligase RNF183-like: MTSREGDVVDKTNTSRSVPEDPGWDSSALECAVCFCPYDNVFKAPKVLSCLHTFCLECLARINVSSEKNKILVCPLCREETQLETGKGLTDLPNNLEMIGKLAPEMQGAVSVMFNRSKGRLWVKKKMDPASLIKPNKVDSVSLSLDVGRPPSRVRTGASRLLRSTQCFYPVLIVVVVTVAVVLSGILIFVVVPSFLHRQDQTIIHIYNISNIPPLPNNTQI, translated from the coding sequence ATGACTTCAAGAGAGGGCGATGTAGTCGACAAAACCAACACGAGCCGCTCGGTGCCGGAGGACCCCGGCTGGGATTCCTCGGCGCTCGAGTGCGCCGTGTGCTTCTGCCCCTACGACAATGTCTTCAAGGCCCCCAAAGTCCTAAGCTGTCTCCATACCTTTTGCCTGGAGTGCTTGGCCCGCATCAACGTTTCCTCTGAGAAAAACAAGATCCTGGTTTGCCCGTTATGCCGCGAGGAAACCCAGTTGGAGACAGGGAAGGGGCTGACTGACCTACCCAACAACCTGGAGATGATCGGCAAGCTGGCCCCAGAGATGCAGGGCGCCGTCTCGGTGATGTTTAACCGAAGCAAAGGCCGTCTGTGGGTAAAAAAGAAGATGGACCCTGCCTCCCTGATCAAGCCCAACAAAGTGGACAGTGTCAGCCTCTCTTTGGATGTCGGCCGCCCCCCTTCCAGGGTCAGGACCGGAGCCTCCAGGCTTCTCCGCTCCACCCAGTGCTTCTACCCGGTACTTATCGTGGTCGTGGTGACCGTGGCTGTGGTCCTGTCTGGGATTCTTATATTCGTGGTGGTTCCCAGTTTCCTGCACAGACAAGATCAAACCATCatacacatttataatatatCCAACATACCCCCACTGCCAAACAACACTCAAATTTAA